Proteins encoded together in one Ipomoea triloba cultivar NCNSP0323 chromosome 4, ASM357664v1 window:
- the LOC116015348 gene encoding armadillo repeat-containing protein LFR-like isoform X2, with product MQKRDIGKHGGGSAPPAAKRGRPFGSGSGHGSTAAASAAADSVAPTTLLGPSLQVHSAFAEQNNKRIVLALQSGLKSELTWALNTLTLLSFKEKDEVRKDATPLAKIPGLLDALLQVIDDWRNIALPRVMVKTPRVRVLGSNVAVTGFGNEYEALSSNNSVPHPSSGSGSSNKEASDQKLTAKAHPSGWWFGEDGLFNLDEEGRAEKQLCAVAASNIIRNFSFMPDNEVIMAQHRHCLETLFMCLEDYVTEDEELVTNALETMVNLAHLLDLRIFTSSKPTFHPMTEKRAVLAIRGLLGSAVKAWHCAASELIGRLIINPDNEPFLLPFAAQIYKRLVDIMGLPTPEAQAAAVGALYNLTEVNMDCRQKLASERWAIDRLLKVIKSPHPVPEICRKAALVLESLVSEPQNKTLLLVYENAFAEMLFGESKYSDIFARILYELTSRPSNKMAPPRGIWGM from the exons ATGCAGAAAAGAGATATCGGCAAGCACGGCGGAGGATCCGCTCCTCCGGCGGCCAAGAGAGGCCGTCCATTCGGCAGCGGAAGTGGCCACGGCTCAACGGCCGCTGCATCTGCAGCAGCTGATTCAGTAGCTCCCACTACTCTCCTCGGTCCCTCTCTTCAAGTTCACTCCGCTTTCGCTG AGCAGAATAATAAAAGAATTGTTCTAGCTCTCCAAAGTGGCCTGAAGAGTGAGCTGACGTGGGCATTGAATACTCTCACTTTACTATCATTTAAAGAAAAAGATGAAGTTCGCAAAGATGCTACACCTCTTGCCAAGATTCCGGGGTTGCTTGATGCTTTACTTCAAGTT ATAGATGACTGGCGTAATATAGCCCTACCAAGGGTGATGGTGAAAACACCAAGGGTGAGGGTTTTGGGTTCGAATGTGGCTGTTACTGGATTTGGTAATGAATATGAGGCCTTGAGCTCCAACAATTCAGTTCCCCATCCAAG CTCAGGATCAGGGTCTTCCAACAAAGAGGCATCTGATCAAAAGCTTACTGCCAAAGCTCATCCTTCTGGTTGGTGGTTTGGAGAAGATGGCTTGTTTAATTTGGATGAGGAAGGGCGAGCTGAAAAGCAACTTTGTGCTGTCGCTGCTTCTAATATCATCCGCAACTTCTCTTTCATGCCTGATAATGAAGTGATCATGGCTCAACATCGACATTGCTTGGAAACCCTATTTATGTGTCTGGAGGATTATGTTACAG AGGATGAGGAGCTTGTAACAAATGCCCTTGAGACAATGGTAAATTTGGCTCACTTGCTAGATCTTCGAATCTTTACTTCATCAAAGCCTACTTTCCACCCGATGAC GGAAAAACGTGCTGTGCTTGCTATCAGGGGATTGCTGGGATCTGCTGTCAAGGCCTGGCATTGTGCTGCTTCAGAATTAATTGGCCGTCTGATAATAAATCCTGATAATGAACCCTTCCTTCTTCCTTTTGCTGCACAG ATATATAAACGATTAGTTGATATTATGGGCTTACCAACGCCCGAAGCCCAAGCGGCTGCTGTCGGTGCATTGTACAACCTAACAGAAGTCAATATGGACTGCCGACAGAAGCTTGCTAGTGAAAGATG GGCAATAGATCGCTTATTGAAAGTGATTAAGTCGCCGCATCCTGTGCCAGAAATTTGCCGGAAAGCAGCATTGGTTTTGGAGAGCCTTGTGTCAGAGCCACAGAACAAAACTCTTCTGCTAGTGTATGAAAACGCATTCGCAGAGATGCTTTTTGGTGAATCAAAGTACTCCGATATATTTGCAAGGATATTGTATGAACTAACCTCCCGTCCAAGCAATAAAATGGCACCACCTCGCGGGATTTGGGGCATGTAA
- the LOC116015348 gene encoding armadillo repeat-containing protein LFR-like isoform X3, whose product MQKRDIGKHGGGSAPPAAKRGRPFGSGSGHGSTAAASAAADSVAPTTLLGPSLQVHSAFAEQNNKRIVLALQSGLKSELTWALNTLTLLSFKEKDEVRKDATPLAKIPGLLDALLQVIDDWRNIALPRVMVKTPRVRVLGSNVAVTGFGNEYEALSSNNSVPHPSSGSGSSNKEASDQKLTAKAHPSGWWFGEDGLFNLDEEGRAEKQLCAVAASNIIRNFSFMPDNEVIMAQHRHCLETLFMCLEDYVTEDEELVTNALETMVNLAHLLDLRIFTSSKPTFHPMTEKRAVLAIRGLLGSAVKAWHCAASELIGRLIINPDNEPFLLPFAAQIYKRLVDIMGLPTPEAQAAAVGALYNLTEVNMDCRQKLASER is encoded by the exons ATGCAGAAAAGAGATATCGGCAAGCACGGCGGAGGATCCGCTCCTCCGGCGGCCAAGAGAGGCCGTCCATTCGGCAGCGGAAGTGGCCACGGCTCAACGGCCGCTGCATCTGCAGCAGCTGATTCAGTAGCTCCCACTACTCTCCTCGGTCCCTCTCTTCAAGTTCACTCCGCTTTCGCTG AGCAGAATAATAAAAGAATTGTTCTAGCTCTCCAAAGTGGCCTGAAGAGTGAGCTGACGTGGGCATTGAATACTCTCACTTTACTATCATTTAAAGAAAAAGATGAAGTTCGCAAAGATGCTACACCTCTTGCCAAGATTCCGGGGTTGCTTGATGCTTTACTTCAAGTT ATAGATGACTGGCGTAATATAGCCCTACCAAGGGTGATGGTGAAAACACCAAGGGTGAGGGTTTTGGGTTCGAATGTGGCTGTTACTGGATTTGGTAATGAATATGAGGCCTTGAGCTCCAACAATTCAGTTCCCCATCCAAG CTCAGGATCAGGGTCTTCCAACAAAGAGGCATCTGATCAAAAGCTTACTGCCAAAGCTCATCCTTCTGGTTGGTGGTTTGGAGAAGATGGCTTGTTTAATTTGGATGAGGAAGGGCGAGCTGAAAAGCAACTTTGTGCTGTCGCTGCTTCTAATATCATCCGCAACTTCTCTTTCATGCCTGATAATGAAGTGATCATGGCTCAACATCGACATTGCTTGGAAACCCTATTTATGTGTCTGGAGGATTATGTTACAG AGGATGAGGAGCTTGTAACAAATGCCCTTGAGACAATGGTAAATTTGGCTCACTTGCTAGATCTTCGAATCTTTACTTCATCAAAGCCTACTTTCCACCCGATGAC GGAAAAACGTGCTGTGCTTGCTATCAGGGGATTGCTGGGATCTGCTGTCAAGGCCTGGCATTGTGCTGCTTCAGAATTAATTGGCCGTCTGATAATAAATCCTGATAATGAACCCTTCCTTCTTCCTTTTGCTGCACAG ATATATAAACGATTAGTTGATATTATGGGCTTACCAACGCCCGAAGCCCAAGCGGCTGCTGTCGGTGCATTGTACAACCTAACAGAAGTCAATATGGACTGCCGACAGAAGCTTGCTAGTGAAAGATG A
- the LOC116015348 gene encoding armadillo repeat-containing protein LFR-like isoform X1 codes for MQKRDIGKHGGGSAPPAAKRGRPFGSGSGHGSTAAASAAADSVAPTTLLGPSLQVHSAFAEQNNKRIVLALQSGLKSELTWALNTLTLLSFKEKDEVRKDATPLAKIPGLLDALLQVIDDWRNIALPRVMVKTPRVRVLGSNVAVTGFGNEYEALSSNNSVPHPSSGSGSSNKEASDQKLTAKAHPSGWWFGEDGLFNLDEEGRAEKQLCAVAASNIIRNFSFMPDNEVIMAQHRHCLETLFMCLEDYVTEDEELVTNALETMVNLAHLLDLRIFTSSKPTFHPMTEKRAVLAIRGLLGSAVKAWHCAASELIGRLIINPDNEPFLLPFAAQIYKRLVDIMGLPTPEAQAAAVGALYNLTEVNMDCRQKLASERWAIDRLLKVIKSPHPVPEICRKAALVLESLVSEPQNKTLLLVYENAFAEMLFGESKYSDIFARILYELTSRPSNKMAPPRGIWGMSLAFTLVV; via the exons ATGCAGAAAAGAGATATCGGCAAGCACGGCGGAGGATCCGCTCCTCCGGCGGCCAAGAGAGGCCGTCCATTCGGCAGCGGAAGTGGCCACGGCTCAACGGCCGCTGCATCTGCAGCAGCTGATTCAGTAGCTCCCACTACTCTCCTCGGTCCCTCTCTTCAAGTTCACTCCGCTTTCGCTG AGCAGAATAATAAAAGAATTGTTCTAGCTCTCCAAAGTGGCCTGAAGAGTGAGCTGACGTGGGCATTGAATACTCTCACTTTACTATCATTTAAAGAAAAAGATGAAGTTCGCAAAGATGCTACACCTCTTGCCAAGATTCCGGGGTTGCTTGATGCTTTACTTCAAGTT ATAGATGACTGGCGTAATATAGCCCTACCAAGGGTGATGGTGAAAACACCAAGGGTGAGGGTTTTGGGTTCGAATGTGGCTGTTACTGGATTTGGTAATGAATATGAGGCCTTGAGCTCCAACAATTCAGTTCCCCATCCAAG CTCAGGATCAGGGTCTTCCAACAAAGAGGCATCTGATCAAAAGCTTACTGCCAAAGCTCATCCTTCTGGTTGGTGGTTTGGAGAAGATGGCTTGTTTAATTTGGATGAGGAAGGGCGAGCTGAAAAGCAACTTTGTGCTGTCGCTGCTTCTAATATCATCCGCAACTTCTCTTTCATGCCTGATAATGAAGTGATCATGGCTCAACATCGACATTGCTTGGAAACCCTATTTATGTGTCTGGAGGATTATGTTACAG AGGATGAGGAGCTTGTAACAAATGCCCTTGAGACAATGGTAAATTTGGCTCACTTGCTAGATCTTCGAATCTTTACTTCATCAAAGCCTACTTTCCACCCGATGAC GGAAAAACGTGCTGTGCTTGCTATCAGGGGATTGCTGGGATCTGCTGTCAAGGCCTGGCATTGTGCTGCTTCAGAATTAATTGGCCGTCTGATAATAAATCCTGATAATGAACCCTTCCTTCTTCCTTTTGCTGCACAG ATATATAAACGATTAGTTGATATTATGGGCTTACCAACGCCCGAAGCCCAAGCGGCTGCTGTCGGTGCATTGTACAACCTAACAGAAGTCAATATGGACTGCCGACAGAAGCTTGCTAGTGAAAGATG GGCAATAGATCGCTTATTGAAAGTGATTAAGTCGCCGCATCCTGTGCCAGAAATTTGCCGGAAAGCAGCATTGGTTTTGGAGAGCCTTGTGTCAGAGCCACAGAACAAAACTCTTCTGCTAGTGTATGAAAACGCATTCGCAGAGATGCTTTTTGGTGAATCAAAGTACTCCGATATATTTGCAAGGATATTGTATGAACTAACCTCCCGTCCAAGCAATAAAATGGCACCACCTCGCGGGATTTGGGGCAT GTCTTTGGCTTTTACCTTGGTAGTGTGA